The following nucleotide sequence is from Myxococcus guangdongensis.
CAGCACCAGGCTGGTCAGGGCGATGCCGATGCCGACGACGCTCGGCCACAGGCGCGTCATCCCCTCGGACTGCTTGAGCGCGAGCGCCCAGGCAATCTCGAGGGCGCCCGCGACCACCAGGAGCAGCCAGGCCATGGGGGCCTCCTCCTACCGGGCGCTCACGCGTTGATGCCGCCGTCGACCGCGATGGACGCCCCGGTGATGAAGCGTCCGCCGGGGCCCGCGAGGTGGCCCACGGTGGCGGCGATGTCGTCAGGCCCGGCGAACTGCTTGATGGCCATCAGCGCCAGCTCCCCCGCGGCGTGGGGCCCGTCCGCCGGATTCATGTCCGTGTCGGTGGGCCCGGGGTCCACCACGTTCACGGTGATGCCACGCCCGCCCACGTCGCGGGCCAGTCCCTTCGTCAGTCCAATCAGCGCCGACTTGGTCATCGCGTAGAGCGTGACGCCGCCATGGGGCACCCGCTGCGCGAAGCACGTGCCGATGGAGATGATGCGGCCACCCTGCTTCATGTGGGCGAGCGCGGCCTGCGAGGCGACGAACACGCCCCGCACGTGGATGGAGAGCGTCCGGTCCAGCTCCTCGACGGTGACGGCCTCGAAGGGGCCGGAGGGGAAGACCCCGGCGTTGTTGACCAGGATGTCCAGCCCACCGAGCACCGCCGCCGCGCGGTCCACGCTCTTGCGTACGGCGTCCACGTCCCCGCTGTCCGCCTGGATGGCCACGGCGTGCTGCCCCTGCGCCTCGAGCTCGGCCACCAGCCGCGCCGCCTTGTCCTCGGAGCGCACGTACGTGAAGGCGACGCGCGCGCCCCCCTTCGCCAGATGCCGGACGATGGCGGCGCCGATTCCGCGTGCGCCACCCGTCACCAATGCCGCCTTGCCCGTGAAGTCACCCATGTGTGTTCCCTCGACTTTTGAACCGGTCGTTCAGAAATAACTATGAGCCAGGGGCCGCCGTGGCAATGATTTCGA
It contains:
- a CDS encoding SDR family oxidoreductase, coding for MGDFTGKAALVTGGARGIGAAIVRHLAKGGARVAFTYVRSEDKAARLVAELEAQGQHAVAIQADSGDVDAVRKSVDRAAAVLGGLDILVNNAGVFPSGPFEAVTVEELDRTLSIHVRGVFVASQAALAHMKQGGRIISIGTCFAQRVPHGGVTLYAMTKSALIGLTKGLARDVGGRGITVNVVDPGPTDTDMNPADGPHAAGELALMAIKQFAGPDDIAATVGHLAGPGGRFITGASIAVDGGINA